In Listeria swaminathanii, a single window of DNA contains:
- a CDS encoding type 1 glutamine amidotransferase domain-containing protein → MTLKGKKVIALVSEDFEDLELWYPVLRLREAGASVHLVAEEAKKVYHGKYGVPVTSDYDFDSVRAEDYDGILVPGGWSPDKLRRFDSVLNLVRAFDKAKKPIGQICHAGWVLVSAGILEGVNVTSTPGIKDDMTNAGAIWHNEPVVTDGHIISSRRPPDLPEYLPAFISVLED, encoded by the coding sequence ATGACTTTAAAAGGTAAAAAAGTTATTGCGCTTGTCAGTGAAGACTTTGAGGATTTAGAGCTTTGGTATCCAGTGCTTAGATTGCGCGAGGCTGGTGCTTCGGTGCATTTAGTGGCAGAGGAAGCGAAAAAAGTTTATCACGGTAAGTACGGAGTCCCTGTTACTTCTGACTATGATTTTGATTCTGTTCGCGCGGAAGATTATGATGGAATTTTAGTTCCAGGTGGCTGGTCCCCAGATAAGCTACGCCGTTTTGATAGCGTACTGAATTTGGTTCGTGCTTTCGATAAAGCGAAAAAGCCAATCGGCCAAATTTGCCATGCTGGATGGGTGCTTGTTTCTGCCGGGATTTTAGAAGGCGTGAATGTGACGAGTACGCCAGGAATTAAAGATGATATGACGAATGCGGGAGCTATTTGGCATAATGAGCCGGTTGTAACAGACGGACACATTATCTCAAGTCGTCGCCCACCAGACCTACCAGAATATTTACCAGCGTTCATTTCCGTTTTAGAAGATTAA
- a CDS encoding PTS lactose/cellobiose transporter subunit IIA: MEIQVEEAVVKLILHGGNTRKEAYKAIDFAEKYQFDEADKHLQIAQDQFQEGHIWQTKLVSIRDSETVAHPSFLLIHGQDHLMTAQAELQLAKRIVEQYKHQQRLEERLTKLENQA, translated from the coding sequence ATGGAAATTCAAGTAGAAGAAGCTGTTGTAAAACTCATTTTGCATGGCGGAAACACACGGAAAGAAGCGTATAAAGCGATTGATTTTGCGGAAAAGTATCAGTTCGACGAGGCCGATAAACATTTACAGATTGCTCAAGATCAGTTCCAAGAGGGTCATATTTGGCAAACAAAACTAGTATCCATTCGCGACTCAGAAACAGTAGCTCACCCGTCCTTTTTACTCATACACGGGCAAGACCACTTAATGACCGCACAAGCCGAATTACAGCTCGCTAAAAGGATCGTTGAACAATATAAACACCAACAACGCCTAGAAGAACGACTAACTAAACTCGAAAATCAAGCGTGA
- a CDS encoding GNAT family N-acetyltransferase gives MNYEMISDYKENKLYRDSFNKLAESTFDINFEEWFHKGFWNDKYVCYSYIDNNEVIANVSINKMSLIYQGEDYSALQIGTVMTHPDYRGQGLAKKLLDHVIAKYETQYDFLYLFANDSVLDFYPKFGFERVEESSFTVDASSLKRKSAHLKKLNPDNKTDFQLISRIVSERAPLSNILDVKDSEDLLMFYVLIALKNELYYIEEIDAIVLMEQEDTDLYVLDILSTKKLDVVEVLSYLVTKKIETMHLLFTPEKSSYIDAAHIIETEDMLFVRPNVLTSEPYFLFPATSHA, from the coding sequence ATGAATTATGAAATGATAAGTGACTACAAAGAAAATAAACTATATCGTGATAGTTTTAATAAACTGGCTGAAAGTACATTTGATATTAATTTTGAAGAATGGTTTCATAAAGGCTTTTGGAATGATAAGTACGTTTGTTATTCTTATATCGATAATAATGAAGTTATTGCGAATGTTTCCATCAATAAAATGAGCTTAATCTATCAGGGCGAGGATTATAGTGCGCTACAAATTGGGACGGTAATGACGCATCCGGATTACCGCGGCCAGGGACTTGCGAAAAAATTGTTAGATCACGTGATAGCCAAGTATGAAACGCAATATGATTTCCTTTATTTGTTTGCGAATGATTCCGTGTTAGATTTTTATCCGAAATTTGGCTTTGAGCGTGTAGAGGAGAGCAGTTTTACCGTGGATGCGAGCAGTTTGAAGCGGAAATCTGCGCATTTAAAAAAGCTGAATCCCGATAATAAAACCGATTTCCAGCTAATAAGTCGTATTGTATCTGAAAGAGCGCCACTTTCTAACATTTTAGATGTCAAAGATAGTGAAGACTTGCTGATGTTTTATGTGTTGATTGCGTTAAAAAATGAGCTGTATTATATTGAAGAAATAGACGCCATTGTTCTTATGGAACAGGAAGATACGGATTTATATGTATTAGATATCCTTAGTACGAAAAAACTAGATGTGGTGGAAGTTCTAAGTTATCTGGTTACCAAAAAAATCGAAACGATGCATCTTCTTTTCACACCAGAAAAGAGTAGTTACATTGACGCGGCTCATATCATTGAAACGGAGGATATGTTGTTTGTGCGCCCGAATGTTCTTACAAGCGAACCGTATTTCTTATTTCCAGCTACATCTCACGCTTGA
- a CDS encoding metal-sulfur cluster assembly factor produces the protein MDEQLKENLMGALEQVIDPELGIDIVNIGLVYDVELDDDGLCTVSMTLTTMGCPLAGILTEQVQMALSDIPEVKDTNVNLVWNPPWTKDRMSRYAKIALGIR, from the coding sequence ATGGATGAGCAACTGAAAGAAAACTTAATGGGCGCATTAGAGCAAGTTATCGATCCAGAACTTGGAATTGATATTGTGAACATTGGTCTTGTATACGATGTTGAATTAGATGATGACGGGCTTTGTACTGTGTCAATGACGCTTACAACGATGGGATGTCCGCTTGCTGGTATTTTAACAGAGCAAGTACAAATGGCATTAAGTGATATTCCGGAAGTCAAGGATACAAATGTGAACCTTGTTTGGAATCCACCTTGGACTAAGGACCGTATGTCACGCTATGCAAAAATAGCGCTTGGAATACGTTAA
- the yjfP gene encoding esterase, whose protein sequence is MIQVENEQIAGIPVLHISNSENADKMLPTIIFYHGFTSQKELYLHYGYLLAQRGFRVVLPDAKLHGERLQGANPEDQATFFWDVIETNITEFPLITGELIKAGKTDASRIGVGGVSMGAITSLGLLGQHEDIKVAVSLMGSAYYVDFAKELSKYALAQGLTFPYDVDERILALQKYDLTQNITKINNRPLLLWHGKKDDVVPFAYSEKLYQTLVEESLADNVEFIIDDNAKHKVSVEGMLQGVSFFEKFL, encoded by the coding sequence ATGATTCAAGTGGAAAATGAACAAATTGCGGGAATACCAGTTTTACATATTAGTAACAGTGAGAATGCTGATAAAATGTTACCAACAATCATTTTTTATCATGGTTTTACTTCTCAAAAAGAATTGTATTTGCATTATGGATATTTGCTTGCGCAGCGTGGTTTTCGCGTAGTTTTACCAGATGCGAAGTTACACGGGGAACGTCTGCAAGGGGCTAACCCGGAAGATCAAGCTACGTTCTTTTGGGATGTGATAGAGACAAACATTACGGAATTTCCGTTAATTACAGGCGAACTAATTAAAGCTGGAAAAACAGATGCTAGCCGTATTGGGGTTGGTGGAGTTTCGATGGGGGCTATTACATCACTTGGGCTTCTTGGGCAACATGAAGATATTAAAGTGGCGGTTAGCTTAATGGGGAGCGCCTACTATGTTGATTTTGCGAAAGAATTATCTAAGTACGCTTTGGCGCAAGGATTAACGTTTCCATATGATGTCGATGAACGGATTTTGGCCTTGCAAAAATATGACTTAACGCAAAATATTACCAAAATAAATAATCGACCATTGTTACTTTGGCATGGGAAGAAAGACGATGTTGTGCCGTTTGCTTATAGCGAAAAGTTGTATCAAACACTTGTAGAAGAAAGCTTGGCGGATAATGTGGAATTCATTATTGATGATAATGCAAAACATAAAGTTTCTGTTGAAGGAATGCTGCAAGGGGTTAGTTTTTTCGAGAAATTCTTATAA
- a CDS encoding Cof-type HAD-IIB family hydrolase, giving the protein MNQPYELKEQIMSKKLIVLDLDGTTLRDDLTISSHTKNTLEKARMAGHEVMIATGRPYRISGSYYHELELTTPIVNFNGAVYHHPRLTTFAEGYHHAIDLQVVHELLDFSNGFSLDNIAAEVQDNVFLKERNNSVPETFHLGTENIVFGNIRDAIQSDATSLLFFGKMDQLDLISKHLDESLSGVISHHTWGASAWPAVEIIKFGIHKAIGVQAAAKTLGFDRKDIIAFGDETNDLQMLDYAGVGVAMGNAAESVKNVANVVTASNQDDGIALYLEENLNL; this is encoded by the coding sequence TTGAACCAACCATATGAATTAAAGGAGCAAATTATGTCTAAAAAATTAATCGTACTAGACCTTGATGGCACAACACTTCGAGATGATTTAACTATCTCCTCGCATACAAAAAACACTTTAGAGAAAGCTCGTATGGCCGGTCATGAAGTAATGATTGCGACAGGACGTCCATATCGAATTAGTGGCTCTTACTATCACGAACTCGAATTAACCACACCAATTGTGAATTTCAACGGCGCTGTCTATCACCACCCGAGACTTACTACATTTGCAGAAGGCTATCATCATGCCATTGATTTACAAGTAGTTCACGAATTACTCGATTTCTCAAACGGCTTTTCATTAGATAATATTGCAGCAGAAGTGCAAGATAATGTCTTTTTAAAAGAGCGAAACAATAGCGTTCCCGAAACATTCCATTTAGGTACAGAGAATATTGTGTTCGGAAACATCCGCGACGCTATTCAATCCGATGCTACCTCTTTATTATTTTTCGGCAAAATGGACCAACTAGATTTAATCAGCAAGCACTTGGATGAATCTCTGTCTGGCGTCATTTCCCATCACACATGGGGCGCATCCGCTTGGCCAGCCGTGGAAATTATTAAATTTGGTATCCACAAAGCAATTGGCGTACAAGCTGCAGCCAAAACACTCGGATTTGATCGTAAAGATATCATTGCATTTGGTGATGAAACAAACGATTTACAAATGCTTGATTATGCTGGTGTTGGGGTTGCCATGGGTAATGCCGCTGAATCTGTTAAAAACGTAGCAAATGTAGTAACCGCCTCCAACCAAGATGATGGCATCGCGCTATATTTAGAAGAAAACTTAAACTTATAA